Proteins from a genomic interval of Callospermophilus lateralis isolate mCalLat2 chromosome 1, mCalLat2.hap1, whole genome shotgun sequence:
- the LOC143410707 gene encoding olfactory receptor 7E178-like, which produces MGLSEDPELQPLIFGLFLSMYLVTVLGNLLIILAVSSDSHLHTPMYFFLANLSLTDISFTSTTVPKMIVDIQTHNRVISYAGCLTQMSFFMLFGCLDSLLLTVMAYDRFVAICHPLHYQVIMHPRLCGSLVLLSVLISLLVSQLHNSTVLQLTYFKNVEISHFFCDPSQLINIACSDTFTNNIVMYFSGAISGFLSISGILFSYYKIVSSILRVPSSGGKYKAFSTCGSHLSVVCLFYGTGLGVYLSSAVSLSPRKGAVPSVAYTVVTPMLNPFIYSLRNKDIKRAMWRLFRKIV; this is translated from the coding sequence ATGGGCCTCTCAGAGGATCCAGAACTGCAGCCCCTCATCTTTGgactgttcctgtccatgtacctggtcacagtgcttgggaacctgctcatcatcctggctgtcagctctgactcccacctccacacccccatgtacttcttcctcgccAACCTATCCTTGACTGACATCAGTTTCACCTCTACCACGGTCCCAAAGATGATTGTGGACATCCAAACACATAACAGAGTCATCTCCTATGCAGGCTGCCTGACTCAGATGtctttttttatgctttttggATGTTTGGATAGTCTGCTTCTAACTGTAATGGCCTATGACAGGTTTGTAGCCATTTGCCATCCACTACACTACCAGGTCATTATGCACCCTCGcctttgtggctcattggttttgTTGTCAGTTCTCATCAGCCTTTTGGTCTCCCAGCTGCATAATTCAACGGTGTTACAACTTACCTACTTCAAGAATGTGGAGATTTCTCATTTCTTCTGTGACCCTTCTCAGCTCATCAACATTGCCTGTTCTGATACATTTACCAATAACATAGTCATGTATTTTTCTGGTGCCATCTCTGGTTTTCTTTCTATCTCAGGGATCTTGTTCTCTTACTATAAAATAGTTTCCTCTATTCTGAGAGTTCCATCATCAGGTGGGAAATATAAAGCTTTCTCTACCTGTGGGTCTCATCTGTCAGTTGTTTGCTTATTTTATGGGACAGGCCTTGGGGTGTATCTCAGTTCAGCTGTCTCACTTTCTCCTAGGAAGGGTGCAGTGCCCTCAGTAGCTTACACTGTAGTCACCCCTATGCTTAACCCTTTCATATACAGCCTTAGAAACAAGGACATCAAGAGGGCTATGTGGAGGCTTTTCAGAAAAATAGTCTAG